One genomic region from Leifsonia poae encodes:
- a CDS encoding ATP-dependent DNA helicase RecG: MSSVAVPAGEGASVDTVTLDSRLTGVLGARTAAAFEKAFGMRTVADLLSHYPRRYARRGELTALANLPIDENVTIVAEVIRVQERSMRARRGSILEVKISDGEGILTLTFFNQAWRAKDLVPGVRGIFAGKVSDYRGALQLAHPDYELFDADDAASAAVGTEAAKNWAQTPIPIYPATGTVASWQMQKGVELALDALGPVADPVPGEIAAQRGLLPFRTALERIHRPEKDSHWQRARDALRFQEAFVLQTALVQQRAAARRVAATPRVPTPGGFLEKFDAALPFSLTDDQDVVGGEIARDLAESAPMNRLVQGEVGSGKTLVALRAMLAVADSGGQAALLAPTEVLASQHLRSIVKVLGPDLAARLMPTLLTGQLTVAERKKALLRTVSGQARIVVGTHALLGDAVTFFDLGLVVVDEQHRFGVEQREALRAKGGVPPHVLVLTATPIPRTVAMTVFGDLDVSTIAQLPAGRQGIESFVVPLADRPGWERRIWQRAAEEIGKDRQVFVVCPAISGKETEDDGEEPGEAPTRPVANVEAVAAQVRADPLFAGARIGVLHGRLAADVKDEVMRAFAAGTLDLIVATTVIEVGVDVPNASAMVILDADRFGVSQLHQLRGRVGRGGVPGLCLMVTSAEQETLARERVEAVAATLDGFELATVDLELRREGDVLGSRQSGGRSSLRLLRVVTDGELIAEAREVARQTLETGGGLADHPALAAALARRLDASERAFLAKS; the protein is encoded by the coding sequence ATGAGTTCCGTGGCGGTTCCGGCAGGCGAGGGCGCGTCGGTCGACACAGTCACGCTCGACTCCCGGCTGACCGGCGTTCTGGGTGCACGCACCGCGGCAGCGTTCGAGAAGGCGTTCGGGATGCGCACGGTCGCGGACCTGCTCAGCCACTATCCGCGCCGCTACGCCCGCCGCGGAGAACTCACCGCACTGGCGAATCTGCCGATCGACGAGAATGTCACGATCGTGGCCGAGGTGATCCGGGTGCAGGAGCGCTCGATGCGGGCGCGGCGGGGGTCGATCCTCGAGGTGAAGATCTCCGACGGCGAGGGGATCCTGACGCTCACCTTCTTCAACCAGGCCTGGCGGGCGAAAGACTTGGTGCCCGGTGTGCGCGGCATCTTCGCGGGCAAGGTCTCCGACTACCGGGGTGCGCTGCAGCTCGCTCACCCCGACTATGAACTCTTCGACGCCGACGACGCTGCGTCGGCCGCCGTCGGAACGGAGGCCGCGAAGAACTGGGCCCAGACTCCGATCCCGATCTACCCCGCGACTGGAACCGTCGCCAGCTGGCAGATGCAGAAGGGTGTCGAGCTCGCGCTCGACGCGCTCGGGCCGGTCGCCGATCCGGTGCCCGGCGAGATCGCCGCGCAGCGTGGATTGCTGCCGTTTCGCACGGCGCTGGAGCGCATCCATCGCCCTGAGAAGGATTCCCACTGGCAGCGGGCTCGTGATGCACTGCGTTTCCAGGAGGCATTCGTGCTGCAGACGGCCCTCGTGCAGCAGCGGGCCGCGGCGCGCCGGGTTGCCGCCACGCCGCGGGTGCCGACGCCGGGCGGGTTCCTCGAGAAGTTCGATGCCGCCCTGCCCTTCTCGCTGACCGACGATCAGGATGTGGTCGGCGGTGAGATCGCGCGCGACCTCGCCGAGTCGGCCCCGATGAACCGGCTCGTGCAGGGTGAGGTCGGGTCGGGCAAGACGCTCGTCGCTCTGCGGGCGATGCTCGCGGTGGCCGACTCGGGCGGGCAGGCGGCGCTGCTCGCTCCGACCGAGGTGCTCGCCTCACAGCATCTGCGTTCGATCGTGAAGGTGCTCGGTCCCGATCTTGCGGCGCGGCTGATGCCGACGCTGCTCACCGGCCAGCTCACGGTCGCTGAGCGCAAGAAGGCGCTGTTGCGCACGGTGTCGGGGCAGGCGCGCATCGTCGTCGGAACGCACGCGCTGCTCGGTGACGCGGTGACGTTCTTCGACCTGGGTCTCGTCGTGGTGGACGAGCAGCACCGGTTCGGGGTCGAGCAACGGGAGGCGCTGAGGGCGAAGGGGGGAGTGCCGCCGCATGTGCTCGTGCTCACGGCCACGCCCATCCCGCGCACCGTCGCGATGACCGTGTTCGGCGATCTCGACGTGTCGACGATCGCCCAGCTGCCGGCAGGCCGTCAAGGGATCGAGAGTTTCGTGGTTCCCCTCGCCGACCGCCCGGGCTGGGAGAGGCGGATCTGGCAGCGTGCCGCCGAAGAGATCGGCAAAGACCGGCAGGTCTTCGTGGTGTGCCCGGCGATCAGCGGCAAGGAGACCGAAGACGACGGGGAGGAGCCCGGCGAGGCACCGACACGGCCGGTCGCGAACGTCGAGGCGGTCGCAGCGCAGGTGCGCGCCGATCCTCTCTTCGCCGGCGCGCGCATCGGGGTGCTGCACGGCCGGCTCGCGGCCGATGTCAAGGACGAGGTCATGCGCGCGTTCGCCGCAGGCACGCTCGACCTCATCGTCGCGACAACGGTGATCGAGGTCGGTGTCGATGTGCCGAACGCCTCGGCGATGGTGATCCTCGACGCGGATCGTTTCGGTGTCTCGCAGCTGCACCAGCTGCGCGGCCGGGTCGGCCGGGGCGGTGTTCCCGGTCTCTGCCTGATGGTCACCTCGGCCGAGCAGGAGACGCTCGCCCGCGAGCGGGTCGAGGCCGTCGCGGCGACCCTCGACGGCTTCGAACTCGCCACCGTCGACCTCGAGTTGCGTCGGGAGGGAGATGTGCTGGGCAGTCGGCAGTCCGGTGGCCGATCGTCGCTGCGGCTGCTCCGCGTCGTGACAGACGGTGAACTCATCGCCGAGGCCCGCGAGGTCGCGCGCCAGACGCTGGAGACCGGCGGGGGACTGGCAGACCATCCGGCGCTGGCGGCCGCGCTGGCGAGGCGTCTCGACGCGAGCGAACGGGCGTTCCTCGCGAAATCCTGA
- the coaD gene encoding pantetheine-phosphate adenylyltransferase, with product MNRIAVVPGSFDPVTLGHLDVIERAAGLFDEVHVLVVHNPDKSALLPIAQRVSLIERSIQDAGIAGTIVVASWSVGLLVDYCTDVGAHVLVKGIRSQVDVAYETPMAIVNRNLAAVETIFLLPDPANAHVSSSLVRQVSALGGDVSPYVPSAVYEYLQET from the coding sequence ATGAACAGGATCGCCGTTGTCCCTGGATCGTTCGACCCGGTCACGCTCGGGCATCTCGACGTGATCGAGCGCGCCGCCGGCCTGTTCGATGAGGTGCACGTCCTCGTGGTGCACAACCCCGACAAATCTGCGTTGCTGCCGATCGCGCAGCGGGTGTCGCTCATCGAGCGCTCCATCCAGGATGCGGGCATAGCGGGCACCATCGTCGTCGCGTCGTGGAGTGTCGGGCTGCTCGTCGACTACTGCACGGATGTGGGAGCGCATGTGCTCGTCAAAGGCATTCGGTCGCAGGTCGACGTCGCCTACGAGACGCCGATGGCGATCGTGAACCGCAATCTCGCGGCGGTCGAGACGATCTTCTTGCTCCCCGATCCGGCGAACGCCCACGTCTCCAGCTCGCTCGTGCGTCAGGTTTCCGCGCTCGGCGGTGACGTGAGCCCGTACGTCCCTTCCGCCGTCTACGAGTATCTGCAGGAGACATGA
- a CDS encoding AAA family ATPase gives MNSYATRQPTESSVAPAQAEQSATPAMQLDELRRAAEQITTNVESVIDGKHDAVRTALTVLLAEGHLLIEDVPGVGKTMLAKSLAKSVDCTVSRIQFTPDLLPSDVTGVSVYNQVERRFEFKPGAIFANIVIGDEINRASPKTQSALLECMEERQVTVDGSTYPLSAPFIVVATQNPIEMEGTYALPEAQRDRFMARIAMGYPDDESELAMLTTRDTSSPLSRIGPVVTSVELRAMMTTARGVFASNPVKQYAVDLVRATREDRDLRLGASPRATLQLVRAAKAKAALDGRDFVLPDDIDALAVPVLGHRLLPTSRALGHHHESAPVIADIVRRIVASTPVPVGSGAIGAGASGQTRVGAAG, from the coding sequence ATGAACAGTTACGCGACACGACAGCCGACGGAGTCGTCCGTCGCACCCGCCCAGGCGGAGCAGAGCGCGACTCCGGCCATGCAGCTCGACGAACTGCGTCGTGCGGCCGAGCAGATCACCACCAATGTCGAATCGGTCATCGACGGCAAACACGACGCTGTTCGCACGGCGCTGACGGTGCTGCTCGCCGAGGGCCACCTCCTCATCGAGGATGTTCCAGGCGTCGGCAAGACCATGCTGGCGAAGTCGCTGGCGAAATCAGTGGACTGCACTGTCAGCCGCATCCAGTTCACACCCGACCTGTTGCCGAGTGATGTGACTGGCGTGTCGGTCTACAACCAGGTGGAGCGCCGGTTCGAGTTCAAGCCGGGCGCGATCTTCGCCAACATCGTCATCGGCGACGAGATCAACCGGGCGAGCCCCAAGACCCAGTCCGCGCTTCTGGAGTGTATGGAGGAGCGGCAGGTGACCGTTGACGGTTCCACCTACCCGCTCAGCGCACCGTTCATCGTTGTTGCCACCCAGAACCCGATCGAGATGGAGGGAACCTACGCACTGCCGGAGGCGCAGCGCGACCGGTTCATGGCCCGCATCGCGATGGGCTACCCGGACGACGAGTCGGAGCTCGCCATGCTGACGACCAGGGACACATCGAGTCCGCTCTCGCGGATAGGCCCGGTTGTGACGTCCGTGGAACTGCGGGCGATGATGACGACGGCACGGGGCGTGTTCGCGTCCAATCCGGTGAAGCAGTACGCCGTCGACCTCGTGCGAGCCACCCGCGAAGACCGAGACCTGCGCCTGGGTGCCAGTCCGCGGGCGACCCTCCAGCTCGTGCGTGCGGCGAAGGCGAAGGCTGCCCTCGATGGGCGCGACTTCGTGCTTCCGGACGACATCGACGCGCTGGCCGTGCCCGTGCTCGGTCACCGTCTGCTCCCGACCAGCCGCGCGCTCGGCCACCACCACGAGAGCGCCCCGGTGATCGCCGACATCGTGCGGCGCATTGTGGCGTCGACTCCGGTGCCCGTCGGGTCGGGGGCCATCGGCGCCGGCGCATCCGGCCAAACCAGAGTCGGCGCGGCGGGCTGA
- a CDS encoding DUF58 domain-containing protein, producing the protein MARHPRSSSPVRKPRPTLRGGALFAVGVVALAASAYFGRTDVLFVGLFLTILPLAAMISVTVDRPRLTVTRSFHPDVVAVGETATVVTTARNESPRPSPAARWREFATPAVGVQPSAPFPRLGAHQANVSHGRDTIVLRQDVRALRRGAHPVGPLIVSRTDPFGLAYAEYALGQPRQFVVTPRVSALSKGDLDVARSEGTEHELLRHSIPSADELIAREYRPGDPLRRVHWRATARHDKLMVRQEERRSNPEAWILFDTRTAPAGTEAEFETLVDLVASVGVHLLDESFVVSVVESGPRQLSGRSGAGRTGTLGSATPTYDVGGADRMLLADLAAVERDDEGRDESVAELAAGLRRSGRAVPVFAMIIGGSIDELGALGALRSMCDPAVAFIAASAPPVVAEVLTDSGWLCVPFTAGDDPAECWQRALRGQRVVVQHGE; encoded by the coding sequence GTGGCCCGGCATCCGCGCTCGTCGTCGCCGGTGCGCAAGCCGCGCCCGACGCTTCGGGGCGGGGCGCTGTTCGCCGTCGGGGTCGTCGCCTTGGCCGCCTCCGCATATTTCGGCCGAACCGATGTGCTCTTCGTCGGGCTGTTCCTGACGATCCTTCCGCTGGCGGCGATGATCTCGGTGACGGTCGACCGTCCGCGACTCACGGTGACGCGGAGCTTTCACCCGGATGTCGTCGCCGTGGGGGAGACCGCAACGGTCGTCACGACCGCGCGCAACGAGTCACCGCGCCCCAGCCCCGCGGCCCGGTGGCGCGAGTTCGCAACGCCCGCAGTCGGCGTGCAGCCCTCCGCACCCTTTCCCCGTCTGGGCGCGCACCAGGCGAACGTCTCGCACGGGCGTGACACGATCGTGCTGCGCCAGGATGTGCGCGCGCTCCGTCGGGGAGCGCATCCGGTGGGCCCGCTCATCGTGAGTCGCACCGACCCGTTCGGGCTCGCCTATGCGGAGTATGCGCTCGGCCAACCCCGCCAATTCGTGGTGACGCCGCGGGTGAGCGCGCTCTCGAAAGGCGACCTCGACGTCGCGCGGAGCGAAGGCACGGAGCATGAGCTGCTTCGGCACAGCATCCCGAGCGCCGATGAACTCATCGCCCGCGAGTACCGGCCGGGTGACCCGTTGCGTCGCGTGCACTGGCGGGCGACAGCGCGCCACGACAAGCTCATGGTGCGCCAGGAGGAACGTCGGAGCAACCCCGAGGCATGGATCCTGTTCGACACGCGTACCGCCCCCGCGGGCACCGAGGCCGAGTTCGAGACCCTGGTCGACCTCGTCGCCTCGGTGGGCGTGCATCTGCTGGATGAGTCGTTCGTCGTCAGCGTGGTGGAGAGCGGGCCGCGCCAGCTCTCCGGCCGGAGCGGGGCCGGGCGAACCGGGACGCTGGGCTCGGCGACCCCCACCTACGATGTCGGTGGCGCCGACCGGATGCTCCTCGCCGATCTCGCCGCGGTCGAGCGAGACGACGAAGGACGGGACGAGTCGGTGGCCGAGCTGGCCGCCGGTCTGCGTCGCTCCGGTCGAGCCGTCCCGGTGTTCGCGATGATCATCGGAGGATCGATCGACGAGCTGGGAGCCTTGGGTGCCCTGCGATCCATGTGCGATCCCGCTGTGGCCTTCATCGCGGCCTCGGCCCCTCCCGTCGTCGCGGAGGTGTTGACCGACTCCGGCTGGCTCTGCGTGCCCTTCACCGCCGGCGACGACCCGGCGGAGTGCTGGCAGCGTGCCCTCCGAGGGCAACGGGTGGTGGTGCAGCATGGCGAGTGA
- a CDS encoding transglutaminase family protein gives MASETAAGVVTLPAVRSDRTGYWRITAALLLQVFAVSFGLIGLIDGPGWWFALLFAASLILVAGAGLRMLGVPRPIVPVLLAVEALMIMTVTFGAGTGLLGLIPMPATFARFAELGNQAMVSIAQQGTPAEELPEFMFLVVGGGCILAILLDLAAIAFRAPAFTAVAVGLVLLVPAALLGDGLDPMPLALSALAFLWLLRCDVRTRRPGTPRSTAALSIAASSVVVALVIAGTAPGFVRGGATSFTAGGISIGGTVTPLIDLGRDLRRPAAVQTLTYTTTAPTGQYLKLASLDQFTGAVWNHHERDTKRLPAGNTIGPVFGLSATIKTTKITTDVQIDNMQSRWLPVPYPVQGVKGLSGTWSWDPDDLTIGGINSSTQGQRYTATSLILEPTAAQLQAAGGFIPASIKRDLFLPPNLPAIITSTARTATAGAVSEYDKAVALQDYFRDNGFVYSTETPLKQGYDGDGAKVIAKFLEVKSGYCVHFASAMALMARALGIPSRVAEGYLPGTASGGTTGTSGQYTVTSDDLHAWPELYFAGVGWVSFEPTVGRGTIPSYTRPEATTPVTAPLPGSSSTSASRPVVPKDPTNVPNPTGSADTSPVQPVATGFGVAVLIVALLLTPAVLRRVRRRNRLRRLGDGSAGAAEAWDELRDTARDLGWAVPDTETPRAFAGRIASAVAGTPGQEAITSLLEIRERDAFGPPTRGTVTGLGDDLAQVLEALEHQAGRALRVKAALVPVSLIPSDWSPGATVRS, from the coding sequence ATGGCGAGTGAGACCGCGGCCGGTGTCGTGACGCTGCCGGCGGTGCGATCGGACCGCACCGGCTATTGGCGCATCACCGCAGCCCTCCTGCTGCAGGTGTTCGCGGTCAGTTTCGGCCTGATCGGGTTGATCGACGGCCCCGGCTGGTGGTTCGCGCTGCTGTTCGCCGCCTCGCTCATCCTCGTTGCCGGCGCCGGGCTGCGGATGCTCGGTGTCCCGCGCCCCATCGTCCCTGTTCTGCTCGCGGTTGAAGCACTGATGATCATGACGGTGACGTTCGGCGCGGGCACCGGACTGCTCGGGCTCATCCCGATGCCCGCGACCTTCGCCCGCTTCGCCGAGCTCGGCAACCAGGCGATGGTGTCCATCGCGCAGCAGGGCACACCGGCGGAGGAGTTGCCGGAGTTCATGTTCCTCGTGGTCGGGGGTGGATGCATCCTGGCGATCCTGCTCGATCTCGCTGCGATCGCGTTCCGGGCGCCGGCCTTCACCGCGGTCGCCGTCGGGCTGGTCCTCCTCGTGCCCGCCGCCCTGCTCGGGGACGGACTCGACCCGATGCCGTTGGCGCTGTCGGCGCTCGCCTTCCTCTGGCTGCTCCGATGCGATGTGCGCACGCGACGGCCGGGAACGCCGAGATCGACGGCCGCGCTGTCGATCGCTGCCTCGTCGGTGGTCGTCGCGCTTGTGATCGCGGGCACCGCACCCGGTTTCGTGCGCGGCGGCGCGACGTCGTTCACAGCCGGCGGCATCTCGATCGGCGGCACAGTGACACCGCTCATCGACCTGGGCCGTGACCTGCGCCGGCCGGCCGCCGTGCAGACGCTCACCTATACGACGACGGCGCCGACCGGCCAGTACCTCAAGCTCGCTTCCCTCGACCAGTTCACCGGGGCGGTCTGGAACCATCACGAACGCGACACAAAACGTCTGCCCGCCGGCAATACGATCGGCCCGGTCTTCGGACTCTCCGCCACGATCAAGACGACCAAGATCACCACCGACGTCCAGATCGACAACATGCAGAGCAGGTGGCTTCCTGTTCCGTACCCGGTGCAGGGCGTCAAAGGGCTGAGTGGAACCTGGTCATGGGATCCGGACGACCTCACGATCGGTGGCATCAACTCGTCGACGCAGGGGCAGCGGTACACCGCGACCAGTCTCATCCTGGAGCCGACGGCCGCGCAGCTGCAGGCGGCTGGGGGGTTCATTCCCGCCTCGATCAAACGCGACCTGTTCCTGCCGCCCAACCTGCCGGCCATCATCACGTCGACGGCGCGCACCGCCACGGCCGGCGCCGTCTCGGAGTACGACAAAGCCGTCGCCCTGCAGGACTACTTCCGTGACAACGGGTTCGTCTACTCGACCGAGACCCCGCTCAAGCAGGGCTATGACGGTGACGGCGCCAAGGTGATCGCGAAGTTCCTGGAGGTCAAGAGCGGCTATTGCGTTCACTTCGCGTCGGCGATGGCGCTGATGGCGCGCGCCCTCGGCATCCCGTCGCGTGTGGCGGAAGGCTATCTTCCCGGTACCGCCAGCGGCGGCACCACGGGAACTTCCGGTCAGTACACGGTGACCAGCGACGATCTGCACGCCTGGCCCGAACTGTATTTCGCCGGCGTCGGCTGGGTCTCGTTCGAGCCGACGGTCGGGCGCGGAACGATTCCGAGCTACACGCGGCCCGAGGCCACAACACCGGTGACCGCACCGCTTCCGGGATCCTCCTCCACTTCGGCTTCGCGCCCCGTGGTGCCGAAGGACCCGACGAACGTGCCGAACCCCACCGGGTCGGCCGACACCTCGCCGGTGCAGCCGGTGGCCACCGGGTTCGGCGTCGCGGTACTCATCGTCGCACTGCTGCTGACCCCGGCGGTACTGAGGCGGGTGAGGCGCCGCAACCGGCTGCGACGGCTGGGCGACGGGTCTGCGGGCGCCGCGGAAGCCTGGGACGAGTTGCGCGATACGGCGCGCGATCTCGGGTGGGCGGTTCCCGACACTGAGACGCCGCGAGCGTTCGCCGGCCGAATAGCGTCGGCCGTCGCTGGAACACCCGGCCAAGAGGCCATCACGAGTCTGCTGGAGATACGCGAACGGGATGCGTTCGGTCCGCCCACCCGGGGGACCGTGACGGGCCTCGGCGATGATCTTGCGCAGGTTCTCGAGGCGCTCGAACACCAGGCCGGCCGCGCCTTGCGGGTGAAGGCAGCCCTCGTACCCGTGTCGTTGATCCCCTCCGATTGGTCGCCGGGGGCAACTGTCAGGAGCTGA
- a CDS encoding YceD family protein: MTKFRTTPYTVNVYDLVHRPGEMRELDLTLPVDEKLGEGLVSVPDGATIDLALRLESMHEGILVSGEARTTASGVCGRCLIDIEQPVEVDIQELFAYSSDEAFDFEVHDDHVDLEPLIRDAVVLALPFQPVCRPDCPGLDPETGERLADVPERKPQQTTDPRWAALAALQASDTSAGSTENLKQDVPADTDRDREER; encoded by the coding sequence GTGACCAAGTTCAGAACCACGCCGTACACCGTCAATGTGTACGACCTCGTGCACCGTCCCGGCGAGATGCGCGAGCTCGACCTGACCCTTCCGGTCGACGAGAAGCTGGGCGAGGGTCTGGTGAGCGTTCCGGACGGAGCGACCATAGATCTCGCCCTCCGTCTGGAGTCGATGCATGAAGGCATTCTGGTCTCCGGAGAGGCCCGAACCACGGCGAGCGGTGTCTGCGGGCGATGCCTGATCGACATCGAACAGCCTGTCGAAGTCGATATCCAGGAACTTTTCGCGTATTCTTCTGACGAAGCTTTTGATTTTGAGGTTCACGATGACCACGTGGATCTTGAACCTCTGATCAGGGACGCGGTGGTGCTAGCACTGCCGTTTCAGCCGGTGTGCCGGCCAGACTGCCCGGGACTCGACCCCGAGACCGGGGAGCGGCTGGCGGATGTACCGGAGCGCAAACCCCAGCAGACCACCGATCCGCGGTGGGCTGCGCTTGCGGCCCTCCAGGCTTCCGACACCAGTGCTGGTTCCACCGAGAACCTGAAGCAGGATGTTCCTGCCGACACCGACAGAGACAGAGAAGAGAGATAG
- the rpmF gene encoding 50S ribosomal protein L32 produces the protein MAVPKRKQSRANTHARRSQWKAEAPTLVKTIENGKVTYSLPHRAKVVEDSAGTALFLEYKGRKVADV, from the coding sequence ATGGCTGTTCCCAAGCGGAAACAATCGCGCGCCAACACGCACGCCCGTCGTTCGCAGTGGAAGGCTGAGGCCCCCACCCTCGTCAAGACCATCGAGAACGGCAAGGTCACTTACAGCCTGCCGCACCGCGCCAAGGTGGTCGAGGACTCGGCGGGCACCGCCCTGTTCCTCGAGTACAAGGGCCGCAAGGTCGCCGACGTCTAA
- the rnc gene encoding ribonuclease III — protein sequence MEKLGVDIDPELLELALTHRSYAYEHGGIPNNERLEFLGDSILGQAVTVKLFRENPLLDEGDLAKRRASLVSSVALAEVARTIGLGEHLRLGRGENQSGGRDKASILADTVEAIIGATYLDAGGEVATALVLRLVEPLLDDPQRFGAAMDPKTSLQEAAAHRGAGVPVYTVTNSGPDHSKTFHATVEVNGLVTASGDGTSKKQAEMSAALTAWTELTQRRARASRS from the coding sequence ATCGAGAAGCTCGGGGTCGATATCGACCCCGAGCTTCTCGAGCTTGCGCTGACCCACCGCTCGTACGCGTATGAGCACGGCGGCATCCCGAACAACGAGCGCCTCGAGTTCCTCGGCGACTCGATTCTGGGTCAAGCCGTCACAGTGAAGCTGTTCCGTGAGAATCCGCTCCTCGACGAGGGCGATCTCGCCAAACGCCGTGCCAGTCTCGTGAGCTCAGTGGCGTTGGCCGAAGTGGCCCGCACGATCGGGCTGGGGGAGCATCTCAGGCTCGGCCGGGGGGAGAACCAGAGCGGCGGCCGCGATAAGGCGTCGATCCTCGCCGACACGGTCGAAGCGATCATCGGCGCAACCTATCTGGACGCCGGAGGCGAGGTGGCGACCGCATTGGTGCTTCGGCTCGTCGAACCGCTGCTCGACGACCCGCAGCGTTTCGGCGCCGCGATGGATCCGAAGACGAGTCTGCAGGAGGCCGCCGCGCACCGCGGAGCCGGTGTTCCGGTGTACACAGTCACCAACAGCGGGCCCGACCACAGCAAGACCTTCCACGCAACCGTGGAGGTGAACGGTCTGGTGACCGCCAGCGGCGACGGCACGAGCAAGAAGCAGGCGGAGATGTCTGCGGCGCTCACCGCCTGGACCGAACTCACCCAGCGCCGTGCCCGAGCTTCCCGAAGTTGA
- the mutM gene encoding bifunctional DNA-formamidopyrimidine glycosylase/DNA-(apurinic or apyrimidinic site) lyase, with translation MPELPEVEVVRAGLAPAVRDATVLGVDVFEPRSLRRHDPLTGSFEALVTGRVLAMPVRRGKFLWIPLSATGVPQAIVAHLGMSGQILLREPGFAEDGLLRIRLHIEAPSTSPGGRREFWVNFVDQRIFGSMAVDVLVPTADGAAGGLGTDAPLVPSQVAHIARDPLDPAFDDSAFAAALRRKNTGIKRALLDQTLISGIGNIYADEALWAACLHYAQPAASLSERQVTTLLAEVRLVLSKALAEGGTSFDAQYVNVNGASGYFSHSLNAYGRQGKPCPRCGTTIVREQFMNRGSHFCPRCQRP, from the coding sequence GTGCCCGAGCTTCCCGAAGTTGAGGTCGTGCGGGCGGGGCTCGCCCCCGCCGTGCGCGATGCGACCGTACTCGGTGTCGACGTGTTCGAGCCGCGTTCGTTGCGTCGGCACGACCCCCTGACGGGTTCGTTCGAGGCACTTGTCACAGGGCGTGTGCTCGCGATGCCTGTGCGGCGCGGCAAGTTCCTCTGGATCCCGCTCTCGGCGACGGGCGTTCCGCAGGCGATCGTCGCCCACCTCGGGATGAGCGGGCAGATCCTGCTGAGGGAGCCGGGCTTCGCCGAAGACGGGCTGCTGCGCATCCGGCTGCACATCGAAGCGCCGTCGACCTCCCCGGGCGGGCGGCGCGAGTTCTGGGTGAACTTCGTGGATCAGCGCATCTTCGGGTCGATGGCGGTCGACGTTCTCGTGCCCACCGCGGACGGTGCTGCGGGTGGTCTCGGCACCGATGCGCCGCTGGTTCCCTCCCAGGTGGCGCACATCGCCCGTGACCCGCTCGACCCGGCGTTCGACGACAGCGCGTTCGCGGCCGCGCTCCGCCGCAAGAACACGGGGATCAAGCGTGCCCTGCTCGACCAGACCCTCATCAGCGGCATCGGCAACATCTACGCCGACGAGGCGCTGTGGGCCGCCTGCCTGCACTATGCGCAGCCCGCCGCGTCCCTGAGCGAGCGACAGGTCACCACTCTGCTCGCCGAGGTGCGTCTGGTGCTGTCGAAGGCACTCGCGGAGGGCGGGACCAGTTTCGACGCCCAATACGTGAACGTGAACGGCGCCTCCGGCTACTTCTCACACAGCCTCAACGCCTACGGTCGGCAGGGAAAGCCGTGCCCACGTTGCGGAACGACCATTGTGCGCGAGCAGTTCATGAACCGCGGCTCCCACTTCTGCCCGCGCTGCCAGCGTCCGTAG
- a CDS encoding GNAT family N-acetyltransferase gives MTATLLVHVVPALRRRGIGSALLAKGEDLVADGGRTVISAYTEHPAAALRAAAAHDRGRVHAPIGRDGLPAGSPEVAFALRHGYRLGQVERSSELALPLAAERRGRLVADARAQSADYRTITWWRTVPDDLIADFAALKARMTVDVPQSGIELDTETWTTARVREHENELIARGEPLLVTAAQHLPSGTLVGYTEIAVPEDGDKAEQYDTLVAPAHRGHRLGTLLKLENLDRLAEVAPHIRRLLTWNAAENTPMLAVNDAFGFRQHGLTGTWQKSLP, from the coding sequence GTGACCGCCACTCTGCTCGTCCACGTCGTCCCTGCGCTCCGGCGGCGCGGAATCGGATCAGCCCTGCTCGCGAAAGGGGAAGATCTGGTCGCCGACGGCGGGCGCACCGTCATCTCGGCGTACACGGAGCATCCCGCTGCCGCCCTCCGTGCCGCCGCGGCCCACGACAGGGGCCGCGTGCACGCACCCATCGGCAGGGACGGGCTGCCGGCCGGGTCGCCGGAGGTGGCCTTCGCACTCCGCCACGGCTACCGTCTCGGGCAGGTGGAGCGTTCCAGCGAGCTGGCCCTCCCGCTGGCCGCGGAACGGCGTGGCCGGCTCGTCGCCGACGCTAGAGCGCAGTCCGCCGACTATCGAACCATCACCTGGTGGCGCACGGTCCCCGACGACCTCATCGCCGACTTCGCCGCTCTCAAGGCACGGATGACGGTCGACGTTCCGCAGAGCGGCATCGAACTCGACACCGAGACCTGGACGACGGCCCGCGTGCGGGAACACGAGAACGAACTCATCGCGCGGGGCGAGCCGCTGCTCGTAACCGCAGCCCAGCACCTCCCGAGCGGAACCCTCGTGGGGTACACCGAGATCGCGGTGCCCGAAGACGGCGACAAGGCCGAGCAGTACGACACCCTCGTCGCGCCGGCCCACCGCGGACATCGACTGGGCACGCTGCTCAAACTCGAGAACCTCGACCGGTTGGCCGAAGTCGCGCCGCACATCCGTCGCCTGCTCACCTGGAACGCCGCCGAGAACACCCCCATGCTCGCGGTCAACGACGCCTTCGGTTTCCGCCAGCACGGGCTCACCGGCACCTGGCAGAAGTCTCTCCCGTGA